In Candidatus Epulonipiscium viviparus, one DNA window encodes the following:
- a CDS encoding extracellular solute-binding protein encodes MKLGKLLALSAVAAMALVGCGGDESASSANKISADMYTEVGTYPILKDGATVSFTAFAPLRPGVTTYDSEVNHFSKYMEEMTGVHIDFMEATQADAKQKFNIMMTGGDYTDVILSMATGVSELQLYGQQGIFLPLNDLIDQHAPNIKKALEDHPEVMEAWTAEDGNLYTIPKMGGATHSLTSYRMWLNYEWLDNLDLEVPKTTEEFYQVLKAFKEQDANGNGDPNDEVPLSGSIDAWNGDPMPFLLNAFIPASPSSQYINIAEDGSLYYVKATDEYREYLKYMHKLYDEGLIDSMMFSQTKDQLLKLGSNPEIAIMGATAGGSISVIANTADTDRWTQYQALPPLTGPEGVRSAAHTVDYGASRLSITNKCANPEAVLRYFDYMFTPEGRMYNIFGVVGENSRVVPAEEGLLNLIGEPAIYTRKPADSAKDLAWNNMGPTYSWPGYELEFSVMENTKNDAEYVLYNSAVNDYLPVAQDPATMLPPLAFTTDESRAIVDIITNLNLYIDQVTSEFITGIKDPNDDKEWDEYLEMLEKNRLSEYLAVNQASLDRKRAK; translated from the coding sequence ATGAAATTAGGAAAATTGTTAGCGTTATCGGCAGTGGCAGCGATGGCACTTGTGGGTTGCGGCGGAGATGAATCGGCGAGCTCTGCAAACAAGATCAGCGCGGATATGTATACGGAAGTGGGTACATATCCAATATTGAAGGATGGAGCAACGGTTTCGTTTACGGCATTTGCACCTCTAAGACCTGGCGTTACAACTTATGATTCGGAAGTAAATCATTTTAGTAAATATATGGAAGAAATGACGGGAGTTCATATTGATTTTATGGAAGCAACTCAGGCAGATGCGAAGCAAAAGTTTAACATTATGATGACCGGCGGAGACTATACGGATGTTATTTTATCGATGGCCACAGGAGTATCTGAGTTACAATTATATGGGCAGCAAGGAATATTTTTGCCATTGAATGATCTAATTGATCAACACGCTCCAAATATTAAGAAGGCGTTAGAGGATCATCCAGAAGTTATGGAGGCGTGGACAGCAGAAGATGGTAACCTGTATACTATTCCTAAAATGGGTGGGGCAACGCATTCACTTACTTCATATAGAATGTGGTTAAATTATGAGTGGCTCGACAATCTAGATCTAGAAGTACCAAAAACTACAGAGGAATTTTATCAAGTTTTGAAAGCATTTAAAGAGCAAGATGCTAACGGCAATGGAGACCCCAACGATGAGGTGCCATTATCTGGATCAATTGATGCGTGGAATGGAGATCCGATGCCGTTTTTACTTAATGCATTTATCCCGGCGTCTCCATCAAGCCAGTACATAAACATTGCCGAAGACGGATCGCTATATTATGTAAAGGCAACAGATGAGTATAGAGAATATCTCAAATATATGCATAAGCTATATGATGAAGGATTAATCGACTCGATGATGTTTTCGCAAACCAAAGATCAGCTACTAAAATTGGGTTCAAATCCAGAGATTGCAATAATGGGAGCAACGGCAGGCGGTTCGATATCGGTAATAGCAAATACGGCAGATACAGATCGTTGGACGCAATATCAGGCGCTTCCACCGTTAACAGGACCAGAAGGCGTGAGATCTGCTGCACATACCGTAGACTATGGGGCGTCGAGATTGTCTATCACAAACAAGTGCGCAAATCCAGAGGCAGTTCTCAGATATTTTGACTACATGTTTACTCCAGAAGGAAGGATGTATAATATTTTTGGAGTGGTAGGAGAAAATAGCCGCGTGGTTCCGGCAGAAGAGGGGCTATTAAACTTGATTGGCGAGCCGGCGATATATACCAGAAAGCCAGCAGACTCGGCAAAAGATTTAGCCTGGAATAATATGGGTCCAACATATAGCTGGCCTGGATATGAATTAGAATTTTCGGTAATGGAAAACACGAAAAATGATGCCGAGTATGTACTATATAACTCTGCAGTAAACGATTATCTGCCAGTAGCGCAAGATCCGGCGACTATGTTGCCACCATTGGCATTTACAACCGATGAGTCTAGAGCAATAGTGGATATCATAACAAACTTAAATTTGTATATTGATCAAGTAACTTCTGAATTTATAACAGGAATTAAAGATCCAAACGATGACAAAGAATGGGACGAATATTTGGAGATGCTAGAGAAAAATAGACTTAGCGAATATTTAGCAGTGAACCAAGCATCTTTGGATAGAAAGCGTGCCAAGTAA
- a CDS encoding extracellular solute-binding protein: MKLGKLLALSAVAAVALVGCGGDESASSANKISADMYTEVGTYPILKDGATVSFTAFAPLRPGITTYDPEANHFSKYMEEMTGVHIDFIEATSADAKQKFNIMMTGGDYTDVILSMYTGISELQLYGEQGIFLPLNDLIDQHAPNIKKALEAHPEVMEAWTTEDGNLYTIPEIGWTTHSLVSHRMWLNYEWLDNLDLEVPTTTEEFYQVLKAFKEQDANGNGDPNDEVPLSGSLGAWNGDPMPFLLNAFIPTSPASQYINIAADGSLYYVKATDEYREYLKYMHKLYDEGLIDPMLFSQTKDQLLKLGSNPEIAIMGATAGGSASVISNLTDTDRWTQYQALPPLTGPEGVRSAAHNVSYGSAKLSITNKCANPEAVLRYFDYMFTPEGSTYNVFGVVGEYSRLIPAEEGMLNLIGEPAMYINTPADSAKNFGWNNMGPIYSHPGHEVRYAVKENTEHDIEYVLYNSAVNDYLPVAQDPATILPPLAFTTDESRAIVDIVTNLNLYIDQVTSEFITGIKDPNDDKEWNEYLEMLEKNRLSEYLAINQASLDRKRAK; the protein is encoded by the coding sequence ATGAAATTAGGAAAATTGTTAGCGTTATCGGCAGTGGCAGCGGTGGCACTTGTGGGTTGCGGCGGAGATGAATCGGCGAGCTCTGCAAACAAAATCAGTGCTGATATGTATACGGAAGTGGGTACATATCCAATATTGAAGGATGGAGCAACGGTTTCGTTTACGGCATTTGCACCTCTAAGACCGGGTATTACAACTTATGATCCGGAAGCCAATCATTTTAGTAAATATATGGAAGAAATGACGGGAGTTCATATTGATTTTATAGAAGCAACTTCGGCAGATGCGAAGCAAAAGTTTAACATTATGATGACCGGCGGAGATTATACCGATGTTATTTTATCTATGTATACAGGGATTTCTGAATTACAGCTATATGGAGAGCAAGGAATATTTTTGCCGCTGAATGATCTAATTGATCAGCACGCTCCAAATATTAAAAAGGCGTTAGAGGCTCATCCAGAAGTTATGGAAGCGTGGACAACAGAAGATGGAAATTTATATACTATTCCAGAGATTGGTTGGACAACGCATTCGCTTGTCTCTCACAGAATGTGGCTAAATTATGAATGGCTCGACAACCTAGATCTAGAAGTGCCAACAACTACGGAGGAGTTTTATCAAGTTTTGAAAGCATTTAAAGAGCAAGATGCCAATGGCAACGGAGACCCTAACGATGAAGTACCATTATCGGGTTCGCTGGGTGCGTGGAATGGAGATCCGATGCCGTTTTTACTTAATGCATTTATTCCTACATCTCCGGCAAGTCAATATATTAATATTGCTGCAGATGGATCGCTATATTATGTAAAGGCAACAGATGAGTATAGAGAATATCTCAAATATATGCATAAGCTATACGATGAAGGGCTAATCGACCCCATGCTATTTTCGCAAACCAAAGATCAGCTATTAAAATTGGGTTCAAATCCAGAGATCGCAATAATGGGAGCAACGGCAGGCGGTTCCGCATCGGTAATATCAAATTTAACAGATACAGATCGTTGGACACAATATCAGGCGCTTCCACCATTAACAGGACCAGAAGGCGTGAGATCTGCTGCCCATAATGTGAGTTACGGTTCGGCGAAGTTATCCATTACAAACAAGTGCGCAAATCCAGAGGCAGTTCTTAGATATTTTGACTACATGTTTACTCCAGAAGGATCAACGTATAATGTGTTTGGCGTGGTCGGAGAGTATAGTCGGTTGATTCCGGCAGAAGAAGGAATGCTAAACCTGATTGGCGAGCCGGCGATGTATATAAATACGCCAGCAGACTCTGCGAAAAACTTTGGATGGAATAATATGGGTCCTATATATAGCCATCCGGGCCATGAAGTTCGATATGCTGTAAAAGAAAATACAGAGCACGATATTGAGTATGTACTATATAACTCTGCAGTAAACGATTATCTGCCAGTAGCGCAAGATCCGGCGACTATATTGCCACCATTGGCATTTACAACCGATGAGTCTAGAGCAATAGTGGATATCGTAACAAACTTAAATTTGTATATTGATCAAGTAACTTCTGAATTTATAACAGGAATTAAAGATCCAAACGATGACAAAGAATGGAACGAATATTTGGAAATGCTAGAGAAAAATAGACTTAGCGAATATTTAGCAATAAACCAAGCATCTTTAGATAGAAAGCGTGCAAAATAA
- a CDS encoding response regulator transcription factor — MKIYIADDDEDIRGIIGSFLKNSGYLVSVFETGDALLAEFLKNPSDMVILDVMMPGTDGVTICNKIRSKSNVPIIIVSAKDSEIDRINGITMGADDYLIKPFAPMELVVRVGAIFRRMSLQSSNQSNNADELTYGDIKLNTSFKESFCNGEAFALTPTEFALLSYMFANQSRAVSREELLKNVWDSEFSNDTKVCDDVLKRLRKKLANTTVRVISVWGYGFKLKLEE; from the coding sequence ATGAAAATTTATATAGCAGATGATGACGAAGATATTAGAGGAATAATTGGTTCATTTTTAAAAAATAGCGGATATTTGGTGAGTGTATTTGAGACTGGCGATGCGCTGTTGGCAGAGTTTTTGAAGAATCCGTCGGATATGGTCATTTTGGATGTGATGATGCCGGGAACAGATGGAGTGACGATATGCAATAAAATTAGAAGCAAGTCAAATGTACCCATTATAATTGTCTCGGCAAAAGATAGTGAAATAGATAGAATAAACGGAATCACGATGGGGGCAGATGACTACCTCATTAAACCGTTCGCACCTATGGAGCTGGTGGTTCGCGTGGGGGCAATATTTCGAAGAATGAGTCTGCAAAGTAGCAATCAAAGTAACAATGCTGATGAATTAACATATGGCGACATCAAATTGAATACATCGTTTAAAGAAAGTTTTTGCAATGGAGAGGCATTTGCTCTTACCCCAACCGAATTTGCATTGCTAAGCTATATGTTTGCAAACCAAAGCAGAGCCGTATCGCGAGAAGAGTTGCTAAAAAATGTGTGGGACAGTGAGTTTAGTAACGATACCAAAGTATGCGACGATGTGCTCAAGAGGTTGCGAAAAAAGCTAGCCAATACAACTGTGCGCGTTATATCTGTGTGGGGATATGGATTTAAGCTAAAATTGGAGGAATGA
- a CDS encoding sensor histidine kinase, which translates to MRTMREKIARAYILMAILIPGTIFVLFNAIVFQYKTIKAKEDLTYTVQKVAENLESTKVSMPDFMKLLKTGPSMGKIELVIYNVDKKFARFTGAPNNFVTPQIATAAYTTLDNLAADEMGIFRINGERYYVMEVRSDIISDAEKIIYITKGLMIDDFVAVVNILLVLVSSLVIFIAVLIIQKVARSIATPIEKITAMVEHMNPTEIIEIDVPADSVELFKLTSEINLLNKRIYDFQKSQKMFLQNASHQIRTPLMSIQGYSDGLEMGIFTDTAATVKLISKQVTKLSNLVNSLLILARAENFKENEKFEKLSLSMFIEEMGTEYEVLAERSGITLAVDAAEGVFVNGNSELLNGAIGNILSNALRYAKAAIEVSLTTIANEAIIIIKDDGDGIIEGVDVFERFVKGNDGNFGLGLSIAKTAVEALGGKIFADNDGGAKFTIILPK; encoded by the coding sequence ATGCGTACAATGAGAGAAAAAATTGCCAGAGCATATATCCTAATGGCAATATTAATACCCGGAACAATTTTTGTACTATTTAATGCGATCGTATTTCAGTATAAAACTATTAAAGCAAAAGAGGATTTAACATATACCGTACAAAAAGTTGCCGAAAATTTAGAATCGACCAAGGTGTCGATGCCAGATTTTATGAAGTTGCTAAAGACGGGGCCATCTATGGGAAAAATCGAGCTAGTGATCTATAATGTAGACAAAAAGTTTGCTAGATTTACGGGGGCGCCAAACAACTTCGTCACGCCACAAATAGCAACCGCTGCATATACGACATTAGACAACTTAGCAGCAGATGAAATGGGAATTTTTAGGATAAACGGTGAGCGATATTATGTTATGGAGGTTAGGTCAGATATTATATCAGATGCCGAAAAGATCATTTACATAACGAAAGGACTAATGATAGATGATTTTGTGGCTGTTGTAAATATACTTTTGGTGCTAGTATCAAGTTTGGTAATATTCATTGCAGTACTAATTATTCAAAAGGTGGCAAGATCGATAGCAACGCCGATTGAGAAGATTACTGCGATGGTTGAACATATGAATCCGACAGAGATTATAGAAATAGATGTGCCAGCAGATTCGGTGGAACTTTTTAAGCTCACGAGTGAAATCAATTTACTAAATAAACGAATTTATGATTTCCAAAAGTCGCAAAAGATGTTTCTTCAGAATGCCTCGCATCAAATTCGGACACCTCTGATGAGTATTCAAGGATATTCGGACGGCCTAGAAATGGGCATATTTACGGATACCGCGGCGACAGTAAAGTTGATTTCGAAGCAAGTAACAAAGCTTTCCAATTTGGTGAACAGCCTACTGATACTTGCAAGGGCAGAAAATTTTAAAGAAAATGAAAAATTTGAAAAATTGAGTTTAAGCATGTTTATAGAAGAGATGGGGACAGAATACGAAGTATTGGCAGAGCGAAGCGGAATAACATTGGCGGTAGATGCCGCAGAGGGAGTTTTTGTAAATGGAAACAGCGAGCTGCTTAATGGAGCCATTGGCAATATTCTGTCTAATGCTCTAAGATATGCAAAGGCAGCGATAGAGGTATCGCTAACAACCATTGCCAACGAGGCGATAATAATAATAAAAGATGATGGCGATGGGATAATAGAAGGAGTAGATGTATTTGAGAGATTTGTTAAAGGGAATGATGGGAATTTTGGGTTAGGTCTTTCTATTGCAAAGACTGCAGTAGAAGCGCTGGGAGGCAAAATCTTTGCAGACAACGACGGCGGCGCAAAGTTTACTATAATCTTGCCAAAATAA
- a CDS encoding Na/Pi cotransporter family protein has product MDFTQMALNFIGGFGIFIFGMNYMGDGLQKSAGNKMKNLIGALTNNRILGVLVGALVTAVVQSSSATTVMIVGFVNAGLMSLTQAVGVIMGANIGTTVTAWIVSLGEWVDFLSPSTIAPLLVAIGVTISMITKDQKIKYIAQIVFGFGALFMGLDMMSGAVKPLRELQGIKDLFITLGSNPILGILTGALVTAVIQSSSASVGILQALAIAALVPWNTAIYIILGQNIGTTITAILSSIGANTNAKRAAVIHLLFNIIGSILFGIIAIIAFQFITPALGQTLISTTEISIVHSVFNILNTLLLFPFAALLVKLATKIVPDSVTDFEATPEINIHLDTRIFETPSFAVESTAKEVYAFGKIAKNNLQHAFAAILTGDEEKATHVIEVEKKINAMQHELNQYLVKLSNAALSIDETDTVNKLFHNVSDIERVGDHAENIAELTLSLIKSNATFSASAAEELVSMTDLVLETYSTALKAFTTNNVELAKTVYEFEDQVDKMEVRFRKRHIKRLSEEKCNPLAGIVFIDVLSNLERISDHSTNLVDSILDQDFVDDEL; this is encoded by the coding sequence ATGGACTTCACACAAATGGCACTCAACTTTATCGGAGGATTTGGTATCTTTATATTCGGTATGAATTATATGGGTGACGGTCTTCAAAAATCAGCAGGTAATAAAATGAAAAACCTGATTGGTGCACTTACTAATAATCGCATCTTAGGTGTTCTGGTTGGTGCATTAGTCACTGCAGTGGTTCAAAGCTCTTCTGCTACAACTGTTATGATAGTCGGTTTTGTTAATGCGGGGCTTATGTCACTTACACAGGCAGTCGGCGTAATTATGGGCGCGAATATTGGTACTACAGTAACTGCTTGGATTGTCTCGCTTGGCGAATGGGTAGATTTTCTATCTCCATCGACAATTGCGCCTTTACTCGTTGCAATCGGTGTTACTATCAGTATGATAACTAAGGATCAAAAAATCAAATACATCGCCCAAATTGTTTTTGGATTTGGTGCACTCTTTATGGGTCTAGATATGATGAGTGGAGCAGTAAAACCGCTTCGTGAACTTCAAGGAATCAAAGATTTATTCATTACTCTCGGCTCAAATCCTATTCTTGGAATACTTACTGGAGCACTTGTAACAGCAGTGATTCAGAGCTCTTCAGCCTCAGTCGGAATACTTCAAGCACTCGCTATTGCGGCACTCGTACCTTGGAATACTGCAATTTACATTATATTAGGCCAAAACATAGGAACTACAATTACCGCGATACTATCAAGTATTGGTGCTAACACTAATGCCAAAAGAGCTGCCGTAATCCACCTCTTATTTAACATAATCGGATCTATACTCTTCGGTATAATAGCTATAATAGCTTTCCAATTCATAACTCCTGCTCTAGGTCAAACCTTAATCTCAACAACTGAAATTAGTATCGTTCATAGTGTGTTCAACATTTTAAATACATTGTTATTATTCCCATTTGCAGCGTTGCTCGTAAAACTTGCTACCAAAATTGTTCCAGATTCTGTTACCGATTTTGAAGCTACTCCAGAGATCAACATCCATCTTGATACCAGAATTTTCGAAACTCCATCATTTGCAGTAGAAAGTACAGCAAAAGAGGTTTATGCATTCGGTAAAATAGCTAAAAATAACTTACAACATGCCTTTGCGGCAATTCTCACTGGCGACGAAGAGAAAGCAACACATGTTATAGAAGTCGAGAAAAAAATCAATGCTATGCAACACGAACTCAATCAATATCTCGTAAAGCTATCAAATGCTGCGTTATCTATCGACGAAACCGATACTGTAAATAAGCTATTCCACAATGTTAGCGATATCGAACGCGTTGGCGACCATGCCGAAAATATAGCGGAGCTTACGCTAAGTCTTATCAAATCTAACGCAACCTTCTCTGCAAGTGCCGCGGAAGAACTTGTTTCGATGACGGATCTTGTTTTGGAGACCTACTCTACTGCGTTAAAAGCATTTACAACTAACAATGTCGAGCTCGCAAAAACAGTTTATGAATTTGAGGATCAAGTTGACAAAATGGAAGTTCGTTTTAGAAAAAGACACATCAAAAGACTTTCGGAGGAAAAATGTAATCCTTTAGCAGGTATAGTATTTATCGATGTGCTATCAAATTTAGAAAGAATATCAGATCACTCTACTAACCTTGTCGATTCTATACTTGACCAAGATTTTGTAGACGACGAATTATAA
- a CDS encoding glycoside hydrolase family 3 N-terminal domain-containing protein: MEIKDMTLAEKVAQLRGFWLRDLVVDDELSIEKCRELIPDGIGHICQYASSNAYQANKLASIVAQLQNYIMTETNSKIPIMFHEEIICGLAARGATATPQMIGMACSFNPALVAQNATNASNSIKAIGGYHVLSPMMDVITNANWARLEEGFGEDAYMVAVFADAFITAVQSAGVAATAKHYAGYGVANQEEDFFINETLFPFEVAVKKSHVSSVMPGYHKFRGVAASFSKDLLVRSLREHLGFDQMIISDYNAIKGAMKEDLTEGAALAMAAEVDVDLPAGANYSNLIDLVKSGRVAEADIDRALKRVLAFKTKYLPADLCAKTNINLDNTQSREGALVSAREAIVLLHNNGILPLNVNNTAKILVTGPNADSCYSLLGDYTWGGLAEFFRKIPIDRSEPRLVTLLDGLVAQSNFEIDFERGFSWTDELEKAIATQGGDDRENTANRYPLEKVPPANFAKALEKAAAADIIIAGVGENRYLCGEGSGRKGVDLPGNQEEYINQLIATEKPVILVVFGGRPMVISRLAQKCAAILYAWYPGEEGGTALAEIILGKTNPTAKLAVTIPDATEQVPVCLRDTDRPQMFPFGFGLSYTTYEYSNFAVAGVAATADDSFDVTFTVSNTGLIDGAEITQFYFETAATKKMLGFAKTPLHSGETKTITMRFYLDQFGRYADGQFVIRPGEYKILIGASATDIKFEATFAITGECVTKSTREKFFAEVI; this comes from the coding sequence ATGGAAATTAAAGATATGACTTTAGCTGAAAAAGTTGCGCAACTTAGAGGATTTTGGCTCCGCGATCTTGTGGTCGATGATGAGCTTTCAATAGAAAAATGCCGCGAACTGATTCCCGATGGCATCGGCCACATTTGTCAATACGCAAGTTCTAATGCATACCAAGCCAATAAGCTCGCTTCAATCGTGGCGCAACTGCAAAACTATATTATGACAGAAACCAATAGCAAAATCCCTATAATGTTTCATGAGGAAATCATATGTGGCTTAGCTGCACGCGGAGCTACTGCCACTCCACAGATGATCGGAATGGCTTGTAGTTTTAATCCCGCACTCGTTGCTCAAAATGCCACAAACGCATCAAATAGCATCAAGGCCATCGGTGGCTATCACGTACTCAGCCCCATGATGGATGTAATTACAAATGCCAACTGGGCAAGACTCGAAGAAGGCTTTGGCGAAGATGCCTATATGGTGGCCGTATTTGCAGATGCCTTTATTACTGCAGTCCAATCGGCCGGAGTTGCCGCCACTGCCAAGCACTATGCTGGATATGGTGTTGCCAACCAAGAGGAAGACTTCTTTATTAACGAAACGCTGTTTCCATTTGAAGTTGCCGTCAAAAAATCTCACGTATCATCTGTGATGCCGGGCTACCACAAATTTCGGGGCGTTGCGGCTTCATTTTCCAAAGATCTCCTAGTGCGCTCACTTAGAGAACACCTAGGATTTGATCAGATGATTATTTCGGACTATAACGCTATCAAAGGAGCAATGAAAGAGGATCTCACAGAAGGCGCCGCACTTGCCATGGCAGCAGAGGTCGATGTTGACTTGCCAGCTGGCGCAAATTATTCGAATCTGATAGACTTGGTGAAATCTGGCCGCGTTGCCGAAGCTGATATCGACCGTGCCTTAAAAAGAGTGCTCGCGTTTAAAACAAAATATCTTCCTGCAGATTTATGTGCAAAAACAAATATAAACCTTGATAATACGCAGTCTAGAGAAGGCGCACTCGTCTCTGCTCGCGAAGCTATTGTGCTTTTACACAACAACGGAATCCTTCCTTTAAATGTAAACAATACTGCAAAAATATTGGTGACCGGCCCTAATGCGGACTCTTGCTACTCACTTCTTGGCGACTACACCTGGGGCGGCCTTGCTGAATTTTTCAGAAAGATTCCAATCGATAGAAGTGAGCCACGATTAGTAACTTTACTAGATGGCTTAGTGGCACAGTCTAATTTTGAAATAGATTTTGAACGCGGATTTAGCTGGACCGACGAATTAGAAAAAGCTATCGCAACGCAAGGAGGAGACGATCGCGAAAACACGGCCAATCGATACCCACTCGAAAAAGTGCCTCCTGCAAACTTTGCAAAAGCGCTCGAAAAAGCTGCAGCAGCAGATATCATCATTGCTGGGGTGGGCGAAAACCGTTACCTTTGTGGCGAGGGATCTGGCCGAAAGGGCGTCGATCTGCCTGGTAATCAAGAAGAGTATATCAACCAGCTAATCGCAACTGAGAAGCCAGTAATTTTGGTCGTGTTTGGAGGTCGCCCGATGGTAATCTCCCGCCTTGCTCAAAAGTGTGCCGCAATATTATATGCTTGGTATCCTGGGGAAGAAGGCGGAACTGCACTTGCGGAAATTATCTTGGGCAAAACCAATCCTACGGCAAAGCTGGCCGTTACCATTCCCGACGCAACAGAGCAGGTTCCTGTATGCCTACGCGATACCGACAGACCTCAGATGTTTCCATTTGGATTTGGCCTTAGTTATACCACCTATGAATACAGTAACTTTGCAGTAGCTGGTGTCGCGGCAACAGCAGACGATAGCTTCGATGTTACCTTCACGGTTTCCAACACTGGTTTGATCGATGGTGCAGAAATCACGCAATTCTACTTTGAAACTGCAGCAACAAAAAAGATGCTTGGATTTGCCAAAACTCCGTTACATTCTGGTGAAACAAAAACCATCACGATGCGATTTTATTTGGATCAATTTGGCCGATACGCAGATGGTCAATTTGTAATTAGGCCTGGCGAATACAAAATTCTCATCGGTGCCTCTGCCACAGATATTAAATTTGAGGCAACATTTGCGATTACGGGTGAGTGTGTTACAAAATCCACGAGAGAAAAGTTTTTTGCAGAAGTAATTTAA
- a CDS encoding peptidylprolyl isomerase, translating into MKKLICLMVAALALGGCMKTGQAAVIEETTQTPEPAVDTVEKEGIIYPVATITIKGYGDIVANLYYDIAPNTVSNFVALAEAGFYDGLIFHRVIKDFMLQGGDPEGNGTGNAGYQIKGEFASNGYSNDIKHTEGVLSMARSMNPNSASSQFFIMSADSPHLDGEYAAFGKVISGMEIVDEIENVKTNANDRPKEDVVIEKITIDRKGIDLPAPEKIAIS; encoded by the coding sequence ATGAAAAAATTGATTTGTTTAATGGTGGCAGCATTGGCGCTGGGAGGATGTATGAAAACCGGTCAGGCAGCGGTAATAGAAGAGACTACGCAAACGCCTGAGCCGGCTGTGGATACAGTAGAGAAAGAGGGGATAATTTATCCTGTTGCTACAATTACGATTAAAGGTTACGGAGACATCGTGGCAAACTTATATTATGATATAGCACCAAACACGGTAAGTAACTTTGTTGCATTAGCGGAAGCTGGATTTTATGATGGACTGATTTTTCATCGAGTGATCAAAGACTTTATGCTACAAGGCGGAGATCCAGAAGGAAACGGAACAGGCAACGCGGGATACCAAATTAAGGGTGAGTTTGCAAGCAATGGGTATAGTAACGATATAAAACATACTGAGGGAGTTTTGTCTATGGCAAGATCGATGAACCCCAATTCTGCTAGTAGTCAATTTTTTATAATGTCTGCCGATTCACCGCATTTGGATGGTGAGTATGCAGCGTTTGGAAAAGTTATTTCGGGAATGGAGATTGTTGATGAGATAGAAAACGTAAAAACCAATGCAAATGACAGACCCAAAGAAGATGTGGTAATTGAGAAAATTACGATCGATAGAAAAGGAATAGATTTGCCGGCACCAGAAAAGATAGCTATTTCGTAG
- a CDS encoding aldose 1-epimerase family protein, translating into MEYILKNSNCTAVVKTLGGELCSFKDSSGKEYLWQSDPKYWPGCAPVLFPIVGALINETIKFDDKPYTIQKHGHARKVEYDVIEAIENKIVLENTYTDETLAHYPYKYKLTVTQTLNDNGFTTEYCVKNVDTVPMIFCLGAHPGFNCPLDGGDFSDYTLVFNKEETPEVYNTDTKSILSFENPIHLMHNKRIPLSHSLFDNDAFIFRKINSDEIKLVNEATGKGLSLSFTGFEALGIWSPPSIKAPFVCIEPWCGLPAIYGESGEFNDKPFAVTLQPGQTYTTSYTMTVI; encoded by the coding sequence TTGGAATATATATTAAAAAATAGCAATTGTACAGCAGTTGTAAAAACACTAGGCGGTGAGCTTTGTTCATTTAAAGACAGCTCTGGAAAAGAATATTTATGGCAATCTGATCCTAAGTATTGGCCTGGATGCGCGCCTGTTTTGTTTCCGATAGTTGGGGCCTTAATCAATGAGACTATCAAATTTGATGACAAACCTTATACGATACAAAAACATGGTCATGCTAGAAAAGTTGAATATGATGTGATTGAAGCAATCGAAAACAAAATCGTTCTAGAAAACACTTATACTGATGAAACATTAGCTCATTACCCTTACAAATATAAACTTACTGTAACCCAAACTCTTAATGACAATGGATTTACTACCGAATATTGTGTTAAAAATGTTGATACCGTACCTATGATTTTTTGTTTAGGTGCTCATCCTGGCTTTAACTGCCCATTAGATGGCGGAGATTTTTCTGATTATACTTTAGTATTTAACAAAGAAGAAACTCCAGAAGTTTATAACACAGATACCAAGAGCATCTTAAGCTTTGAAAATCCTATACACTTAATGCATAACAAAAGGATTCCTCTATCTCATAGTTTGTTCGATAACGACGCCTTTATTTTTAGAAAAATTAACTCCGATGAAATTAAGCTTGTTAACGAGGCAACTGGAAAAGGACTTTCGCTTTCATTTACTGGGTTTGAAGCATTAGGAATTTGGAGTCCTCCAAGCATTAAAGCACCTTTTGTATGTATTGAACCTTGGTGCGGACTTCCTGCTATATATGGAGAATCTGGAGAGTTTAACGACAAGCCTTTTGCTGTTACGCTGCAGCCTGGTCAAACCTATACCACTTCATATACTATGACAGTAATCTAA